The sequence below is a genomic window from Luteolibacter arcticus.
CGATGTGCGGCTTGAGCACGCCTTTGACGACTTCCACGTCCTTGATGTCGGCGGCGCACTCGTCGTGGATGACCAGGTCGTAGCCGGCGGCGTAGTCGGGGTTCCCGTAGATCGGCAGCTTTGGCTTGGTGCTGCCGTCGTCCACGTGGATCTGGTCGACGGTTACGTTGATCCGCTCCTCCAGACCCTTTTTCAGGATGTTCGTCTGGTTCTTGTAGTCGTGGCAGCAGCCGCCGGTGATCAGCATCACCTTGAGCGGCTTGGCTTCCTGGGCGTGGGCGGAGAGGGCGAGGGTGCCCATGAGGGCGAGGATCGACGGCAGTTTCATGCTGGAAGGAATGTTGCGGGGCCGGATGGCGTGACGCCAGAACGGAACCGGCGAGGCGATCATTTCATCCGGGGGCTCCCCCAAACCGGTAGATTTTGAAAGCCGCGACGGGACGCCAGTGGGCGCAAATGCCGTGAAGAGTTTCAAATGAGGCAGCCCGGATCCCCCCAAACAGGCTTCTTGCCTCGCCGCCCTTGGTATGCCACCCTGACAGGTGAGAAAGGAGTTTTGATCGCCATGAAGGAATTGTTCGATGCATGGCGGGACGTGGACCGCAACAAGGTCGCCGCCCTGCTGAGCGTGCTCCCCGGCTTGGGGCATCTCTACAAGCACCACTACCTGGACGGCCTCGGGATCATGATCGTAGGCAATGCGCTGATGGTCTTTTGCGCCGCCTGGCTCTCGTTGGCCACACTCGGCCTCTCGCTGATTGTGGTGCCGGTCCTATGGGTGGCCGGGGTCGCCTATTCGGCTTACGGGGCACCCGACCAGCACGGGACTCACCCGTGGCTACACGTCTGGGAGCACAAATGGGCCCACGCGATTCGCGGTAAGAAGCGCTGATGGGCCAAACGGACCATTGAAAGGTCCGGACGTGGCCGATTGACTCGCGCCATGGCGCTAGAACTCGTTCCCGCGACCGCGGAATCCATCCCGCGACTTTCCGTCATTTGCCACGAGGCGTTTTCCGCCCTGCACGACCGCTGCGGCATCGAGAGGGATATCCCCAGCCCGGAAGTCGGGGAAATGATCATCGGCCAGACCGTCCAGCGCCCCGACTACACCGGGGTGATGGCGGTGCTCGACGGGGAAATCGTCGGCTCGAATTTCATCACCTTCGCCGACGAGGTGGGGGGCGTGGGGCCGATCACCGTCGATCCCAAGGTGCAGTCGAAGGGCATTGGCAGGGTGCTGATGCAGTGGGCGATCGACGAGGCCCGGCGGCGCGAGACCCGGCAGGTCCGGCTCTTCCAAGAGGCGATCAACACGGCCTCCCTGTCGCTCTACACCGCGCTCGGCTTTGACTGGCGAGATACTGGGGTATTGATGCAGGCGACGCCCGCCGCGGAAGAGGATCCGGAGGTGCGGCCCATCACGGCGGAGGATCTGCCGGCGATCGCGGAGCTTTCCCGGCAGAGCTACGGCTTCTCCCGCGCCGGCGATGCGGCGCAGTTGATCACTTGGGAGGTGCCGGGGTTCCTGAAGCTCCGCGGTGGAAAGCCGGTTGCCTATTTGTTCAGTACGCTTTTTGGTCATGCCGGGGCGGAGACCGAGGAAGATCTGCTGGCGCTGGCCGCCCAAGCTGCCCGCCATCTCCCGCCGCCGCTGGCGAAGTTCATCTGCCCGATGTCCCGGCCGGGGCTATTCCGCAAGGCGCTCGCGACCGGCCACCGGACCGGGAAGGTGCTATCCTACATGTCGCTGGGAGACTTCACCCCGCCACCGGGAGCGCATTTCCCGTCGATCCAGTGTTGATTCAAGGGATCTTCAGTTCGCCGGCGACATCGACCACTTCTCGCCGCCCTTGCTGACCCCCTCGAACTTTGAAGCGCTCAAATCGGGGATCTCGAACTTAATCCAGCCGCTGGAGATCCAGTGGCACCAGAGCACCTTCTCGTCCTCAATCTTCCACTTCCATACGACGGCGGTCTCATCGCCGCGCGATGCCGTTCCATTCTCGCGGAATTTGACTGTCCAAGGACGCTCCCCCTGCGGTTTCACTTCCCACTTCGTTGAGAGTATCAGGTCCCGGGCTGACTTGATCACCTGCTTCCCGGAGAGTTTTGCGATGGTGTCGTCAATGCTGGCCGCCTCGTCGCGAACCGCCTTTGCATCCTCGATCTTCCCCTCCTTGGTAAGGCGAGTCACCAGCGCTTCGAGTTTCCGCCGATGAAAGGTCCATGCCTCAACGAGTGCCGGCTTGGAGGAAGCTTCGAGTTTCGCGCGCTGCTCGATGTAGACCTTTCCGAGCTTGGCGAGTTCCGGGTCGGTTGATTCGCCAGCAGGTGGTGTGCCGTCGGCGAAGCTCTTGATGGCTCCATCGATTTGCTCCACCAGATCGAGTTTGCCCGCATCTTGGGCCTCCACCCGGCGCTTCTCCAGCGCCGCTTTGTACTTGGTGTCGAGGTCGACGACCGGCTGGCGGATCTTCTTCAGGTTATCGTCGCGCGTGCCGGAGATCAGATCGTGCTCTAACTGGGCGGCCGGTGAAAGTTCCCCGGCGCCGGCGTGATGCACCGGCAGGCCGATGCTGGTGAACCACAGCAGACCAGCAGCAAGCCGGGAAGAAGGGACGAATCTCAGGGGTTTCATCGACTACACGCAACCGGGGCGCAACAGGCAGCACTAGGACTTGCAGCCACGAAGGGCGAGTAAAAAAGGGTCAGCAAAGAGCGTCCTTCCCGATTGGGAAACCCGGGTGCCTGTCACTTGCCATTGCGGTCCGGCATGCATGCATTCTAGGGGGCCTTCCTGCTTAGCACGGCAACCACCGGGTGATGGTCGGAGCCCATCCGGTCTGGAGAAACAGTCCGGCTCTGCACCTGCCAGTGGTCACTCACGAGGATGTGGTCGATGGGTAGCCCGATGCCGTTGCTTCGCCACGTCGAATGAAGGCCGAAACCGAGTGCTGAATCGCGAAGCTTGCCTCGTTTCAGCAAGCGCTGGAACCACGGCGAATAGGGCGTGCAATTCAGGTCGCCGAGCAACACCACCGGCATCCCGGCGTTCGAGGCGATGCCCGCCGCCCGGTCATACTGCTCGTTCCGCTGGTCGAAGCGTGGTCCCGACCGCGGGGTGCGGGGATGCATGCCGATGACCCGAACCGGCCCGCCCGGCGCATGCATGACGGTGGAAATCCACGGCTTGGCTGCGGCCAGGCCATCGGGATCCGGCGCGTCCAAGGGATGGCGGCTTAGCAGCCACATTCCTTCCGCTCCGTCGCGGCCACTCGAGATCTGGTGGGGATACTTTTCCTTCAATGGCGCAAGCCGCTCGCGCCAATCGTCGGTGCACTCGGTAAGCAAGAGCACATCCGCGTCCTGGTGGCTTAACCAAGGCATCGCGAGTTCCTTCGTCGGGTTTTCCCAGAGCACGTTCCAAGCGAGGAAGGTCAGCCCTTTTTCATCCGTGGCGGCGGGCCGGGAAATCCAATAGGGCGCGAGCGGCACCGCAGCCCACGCGATCAAAGCCACCGCGGTGGCCGCCAGTGCACGACGGCGCTTCCGGAAAAACCATGCCGCCAGCAAGACGAGCATTCCGATCCACCACCAGCGGAAGTGGCTCATCCGCTCGACGTGGCTCGACCAAATCCCCAGCGGCGACCCTGCTGTGCCCAAGGCGGCGATTCCCAGCAACAGCCCAGGACTTCCGCCGGCGATGGCTTTCAGCAGCGGCTTCCAGCGATGGGGCACGGCGAAGCCTTCCATCCGTGACGCACTGCGGCAAGGTCCACGATGGGTGACCTCATCGAGTGGATTTATCGACGCGTGATCGCGCCGGCTCCGCAGGATGGGCCGGGGTTTTCCAATTCATCCCGTACTTGCCGAGTTCCTCGCGCAACGCGGGGATGTCCCACGAAACCACTGCTCCGTCCGCCACATGGATCGCCAAGTGGCTACTATCCGGGCTGAAGGCAAGGGTGGGCATGCCGACTTCGCCGACGGGTGAGGGGATCTCAAAGCGGGCGATTTTCGAAAGGTCGCGGGCATCGTGGAGGACTACGGCCCGGCGGGTAGTGCTGGAGGCGATGGTACCATCGGGCGAGATCGTGAAGCCGAGCGGCGCTTCGCCGGTGTGCATGGCTTCGGAATTCCACGAGCCGGTGTCCCAGCGCGTCACGGCGTGGTCACCCCACAGCCAAAGCGTGTGGCCGTCATCCGTGAAGCGCGCGCCGAGCACCAGGCCCGGATGATCCAGCGGCCGGGGCGTGCCTCCTTGCAGGGAATGCAAGGTCGCGCCCGGGACGCGGAAGCTGCCGGTGACGAGCAGGTCTCCAGCGGGCGAAAAGGCGGCGCAGTAGGGGTCCTGCTGCGGGAGTTTTCGGACGGCGTGGTCGGCGGTGGCAACGAGAAGGAGGCGGTCGTTTTCCGGGCGCTCGTCATTGTGCGTCAAGGCCAGGAATTTTCCGTCCCGGGAGGCGGCGACGAGCAGCGGGCCGGGGCCGACCCGGGAGGATTGCGGGTTCGTGGCCGCTGGAAGGAAATCGGCCGACAGGGGAATGCGGCGCAGGCCCGCGTTCCAGCCAGAGAGCCAGAGGGCGTCCGGGGCGAGAGCGGCGGACATCCATTCGGTATCGAGCTTGGGAAAGCGCGCCACTTCGCGGCCCTCGGCGAGCGACCACAGGCGGCAGACGTCTTCATCCACCGTCACGGCGACCTTCCCGGAAGTCCCCAGATGCAGGCTCGCGAGGTTCTCCGACCGCGGCTCGAGTGCTCCCGGGCCCACCACGGTGACAAACCGCGGCCACTCGAAACGGAAGCCATCAATCGCGCTGCCGTCCGAACGGCCGACTCGCAACACGCTGCCGTCTTCCGACCACGCGACCGGTCCCGCGTGCTCTGGCAAGCTTGTGAGGCGAAGCAGCTCCGCGCCCAGGCCACCGTGCCAGACCCTCAGCATCCCGTCGCGGGCGACGCTGACAAACTCCTGCCCGCCGGGGCGGAAGGCGACCGCTTCGAGATCGGCATTGTGTCCCCCGAAGCGATGCAGGCGCCGGCCGGTGAAGGTGTCCCAGACATACACCAGCCGGATCGAGCTGCCGCCGGCGATGAGGAGCTCGCCGGACCAATCGAGACAGGTGATCCGGTGATCGTGTTCCAGCCGTTGGAGAACTTTGCCCTCCGGCACGGAGAGGATTTCGATGACATCGGCACGTCCCCCCGGCCGCGAGCGAACCACGGCACGTCGGCGACCGGAGTCATCCGGAACGGAAAGCTCGCCCGCTGGCGGGGCGGGGAGCTCCCCTCCGAGGGCAGGCAGGAATTCGACTCCGGGCAGCGAGAGCGCGGCAATCGCCTCGTTCCGCAATCCCGGCGAAGACTTGATTTTCCAAGCCTCCTGGACCGCAGCCATCGCCCGACGCCGGGAATCGCCAACCCGCTCCGCCCGCGCCTCGTGGGAAGCCGCGATCAGAATCACCCGGCGTCCTTCGCGATCCTCCCGCCGATCTGCCGCCAGGAAACTGGTGATCAGGGTGGCAAGCAACAGTGCACACGCGACTGCCAGCCCCGCAGTCCACGGCCGTCGCCGTGCCCAGTGCCACCCGCGGCCGAGCGGGCCGACGGGCTTGGCATGGATGGGCTCGCCGGAAAGAAAGCGCCCAAGGTCATCGGCCACCTCCTTGGCCGTGGCGTAGCGCTGGGCGGGATCCTTGCGCAGGCATTTCAGACAGACCGTTTCCAAGTCGCGCGGCACCGCCGGGTTCAGCTTCCGCAGGGAGAGGGGATCGTCTTCGCGGAGCTGGATGAGGACGGCATCGAGCGTCGGCCCCACGAAGGGAGGCCGGCTGGTGAGGAGGTGGTAAAGCGACGCGCCCAGACCATAGACATCCGTCCGGGCATCGGCCTCGCCACCGAAGGCTTGCTCGGGAGCCGCGTAGCCCGGTGAGCCGAGCATCTGGCCGGTGCGGGTCAGGTTGGAGTCGTGGTGGCTGTCCAGCCGGGCGATCCCGAAATCGGTGATCTGCGGCTTGGCCTCGTGGTCCAGCAGGATGTTGGACGGCTTCAGGTCGCGGTGGAGCACTTGGTGGTCGTGAGCGTGCTGGACGGCCTCCGCGACGTGGCGCACGCACTGCGCGGCATCCCGTGCGGCGAGCGGATGGTCGCGAACGAGCTGTTCCAGATTCTTTCCCGGCAGGTGCTCCATGCTGAACCACGGCACCCCGTCGTCCTCGCCGATGTCGAAAATCCCGACGATGCCAGGATGCTTCAGCCGTGCCGCCGCCCGCGCTTCGCGGTGAAAGCGCTCCCGTTCCTCCGCCCCGGCGAAGCGCGCCCGCAGCAGCACCTTCACTGCGACCGTGCGATCCAGGCCGGTTTGCCGGGCGCGATAGACCACGCCCATGCCCCCGCGGCCGATCTCTTCGTGCAGCTCGAGGTTCGCCAGCCGGCCCCATGGCGCGGGCTCTTCGGGAGGTGGTTCGCCCGGATCGGCGAAGGAGACCTTGAAAAGACAGCGCGAGCACGGTCCCCCGCCGGCCATGGGCTCGCCGCAGACTTCGCACACGCTGCCGTTCCCGGAATTCATCTTCCCAGCGTAAGAATCACGTTCCCAACAGCTCCGCGAGCGCCATCATTTCTTCTTCCAAAAGGCTGTCATCGCGCAAGCCGGCGGCGACCTCGTGGCGCACCATGGCGCAGAAATCGGTGCGCATCCGGTACACTGCCACGGCGACGCTGCGACCGTGGATGCCGAGCTGCTCGCCGACCGCGTCGTAGTCGCCCGGGACGGCCTGGCGGGAGAGAAACGGGCTGATCATTTCGAAGACCTTCCCCTTGCCGGTCGCCTCGAATTCGTCCCGCAGCCGTGCCAGGGCCGCCTCCATCACCGCGTGCGCCCAGCGTTTTTCGAAGAAGGCTTCCGGTGCCTCTTGAGTCACGGGTTCCTGACCAAACCAGTGCTCGGCGTGGGCCATATCCAGAGAAACCGGCCGCTCGCCGCCACCGCGCTTCTGTGCGGTCTCGCGGTGGTGGGACTTGATCAGGAAGTTCTTCAGGATGGTCACCAGCAGGGTGCTGAACCGGGTGTCGCGCTGCTCTACCTTGGAAAGCCAGTCCTGCTCGATGAGCTTGGCGAAGAAGGCCTGGGTGAGGTCGCTGGCGTCGTCCGGCCCATGGCCCCGGCGGCGGATGAAGGCGTAGACCGGATACCAGTAGCTGCGGGAAAAGTGCTCCCAGGCCCCGTCCCGCCGTGACGCTTCCCCGGCGTTCCCCAACAGCGTCCAGCGCGTCGTGGCAAAACGGGGGGAGGGTGGGAACTCATCGGAAGCCGGGGGCATGAGCACAATCACCTTGCCATGAAAGGGCTCTAACGCATTTGAAAAATTCCTGTAATCGCTCCCCGGCGACCGGGTGAAACAAAGATGACGCGTTTCGCCGCGTCCCAGATCCCCGGATTTCCCCCTCCCCGTTTGTTCCCCGGAGCCCGCCCCCACGGTCTCCGCGGGACAGACGGTAGGGAAGCCGCCTGCCGCTAGAGGCCCGGCCGACAGCCGAAGAAGCGGCGCTCCTTGACCATTTGGGCGACCTGGGTCGGGACCATGTCCACCCACGCCTCGTCACCGGCGGCGATCTTCTTCAGCACGTCACGCGAGAAGATGTGGAGGAACTCCGGCTTGAAATTGTCCAGCGCGACGAAGCTGCCGCGGTCGGCCAGGTAGCCGTAGAGCTTCTTCAATTCCGGCGCGACCTCGAGATTGTCCACATTGGTCAGCGCGCCGGTTTGCGCGTTTTGGAGCGGATAGATGTAGAGCTTGAGGTTGTATTTGAAGAGGCGGCCGAAGCTTTCGAGGATGCCGCCGGGGAGCTGGGTGTAGTACTTTTCCTCGAAGAGCTCGGTGAGGCTCGGCGTGCCCATGACGATGCCGATTCTCTCCTTGGTCCGCCAGGAGATGTAGGCGGCAAGCCGGTAATACTCGAAGTAGTCCGAGATCATCACCGTCATCCCACAGGCGGCGAGCAGGTCGGCGCGGGCGAGGAAATCGCGGCGGTCCACGTCGCTGCCACCGGCCAGCAGATTGCGCATGGTGAGCTCGAAGATCGGCAGCACCTGCTTCCCCGCGACATCCGGGTCGGCGGTGAATTTCTCCAGCGCGGACTGGAGCATGTCCAGGTTCACATGGGTCGGCGGGCGGAAGCTTCCCCGTTCGACCAACACCGCCTTTTTGTAGAGTGCCTCCGATGGTTGTAGTACTTGCCCGTCGGGCCCGAACATCGCCGCGCCGCTGAGGCCGAGCTGGACGAGCTTGAGGCTGATCAGCCGGTTGTCCACGGAGCGGAACTCGATGCCGCGGAACTCGATCACGTCGATCTCGATGCGGCCGGTGGTCAGCTTGTCGAGCAGGCTTTCCACAAGCTGCTCCGGCTCGTGATGGAGGAAGAAGGCGCCGTAGAGCAGGTTCACGCCGACCACGCCGAGCGCTTCCTGTTGGAGCGAGGCCTCTGTGTCCAGCATGCGGATGTGGATGAGGATCTGGCTCGGCTCGTCGCGCGGGCGGGATTGGAATTTCACGCCCATCCAGCCGTGGCACTCGTTGCCGCCCTTGAAGCTGCGGGCGACCACGGTGTCGGCGAAGGCGAAGAAGGCGGTGCTGTCGCCTCGCTTGTCGGCGAGGCGCTCGACATTGAGGGAAAACTCGCGGTCGAGCATCGCCTGGAGGCGGGTGCGGGAGACATAGCGGTCGCCGCTGCCGTAGATGGCATCGCTGACCATCATGTCGTAGGCGGAGATGCTCTTGGCCACGGTCCCGGCGGCCGCGCCGACGCGGAAAAACCAACGCACGACCTCCTGACCGGCCCCAATTTCGGCGAGCGTCCCGTACCAGCGCGGGTCGAGATTGATTTTGAGCGCCTTGTGGTGGGTATCGAGTTCTTCCTCGCGCATTGGGAACCGGTGCAGCATCTGCCGCGCCACGATGGAGCCGACCCATGTCCTATCCACCGGCAGTGATGGGGCGTGCCATGGTCGGTGCTTGAAAATCGCGCCCGCTCGCTCCGTAGATGGGGACGCCATGCGCCTTGCTGCCACCCTTGCCCTGCTCGCGTCCGTTGCCGGAGCGGAGATCGAAAGCACCTTTTTCGCCGAAGGACTCCGCGATCCGATGGAAATCGCCGTTGCGCCGGACGGGGATCTTTTCGTGGTCGAGCGCGAGGGCCGCGTGCTGCGCGTCCGCCCGGCTACCGGCGGCGTCTTCGTGATCGGCGAGCTGCCGGTGACGGCGCTCCGCGAGACGGACAAGGACACTCCGTGGGCGCGCGAGGATGGCCTGCTGGGCATTGCCCTCGACCCCGGATTTGCGTCTAACCGCCGTCTCTATCTTTACTACAGCCACCCGAAGGAGCTGCTGAACCGCCTGTCCCGCTTCGAGTTGAAGGGCGGCATCCTCGATTTGGCCTCGGAGAAAGTGCTGCTCGATATCCCCACCGACCGCCGCAACAAGGTCTGCCATCACGGCGGCTCGCTTGCTTTCGGGCCGGACGGGCTGCTCTACCTGAGCACCGGCGACAATACGAACCCCTTCGAGAGCGACGGCTTCGCGCCGATCGACGATCGCGATGGCCGCGACCACACCAACGCGATGCGCAGCGCGGGCAATACCAACGACCTCCGGGGGAAGGTCCTGCGCATCAAGCCCACCGAGGCTGGCTACGAGATTCCGGCCGGAAACCTCTTTCCCCCCGGCACGGCCAAGACCCGGCCGGAGATCTATGTGATGGGCTGCCGGAATCCCTTCCGCATCTCCATCGACCCGAAGACCCGGGTGCTCTATTGGGGCGAGGTCGGACCTGATGCCGGCAACCCGGGCCCAAAAGGCGCGCAGGGATACGACGAGGTGAACCAAGCCAAGCAGGCGGGTAACTTCGGCTGGCCCTTCGTGATCGCGGACAACAAGCCGTATGCGATCGTCGATTTCGCGACCAAGCAAACCGGTGCGATGACCGATCCCGCCGCGCCGAAAAATCCCGGCAAGCACAACACCGGCTTGGCCGACCTGCCGCCGGCGCAAAAGGCCTTCATTTGGTATCCATACGCGAAGAGCGAGGAGTTCCCAGTGGTGGGAACCGGGGGTCGCAATGCGATGGCGGGGCCGGTTTTTTACTATGATGCTAGTAGAAAGTTCAACCTGCTGGGCAAGGAGGACGATCACGCGTTGCTGACCTACGAATGGATCCGCGGCAAGATCTGGAAGGCCAAGCTCGGGGCGGATGAAAAGTTGGAGAAACTGGAGCCGCTGTTGGATCGCCTGAAGCACCCGATGGATTTGGAGATGGCCGCGGATGGCACCATGTGGCTGCTGGAATACGGCTCCGAGTGGTACTTCAACAAGGACGGCCGGATTCGTCGCCTGCGCCCGGCCGATGGCAACAAGGCGCCGACCGTGACGGTGAAGGCCGACGGTCCCGTTTACACCGCAACTGTTAGTGATCCGGAAGGCGACGCGGTCACCATCGATTGGTGGCTTACCGAGGGGGTGGGGGAGGTGCGGCTCGGAGGCGGGCCGTCTATTTCGCCATCGCGCCCGGGCATCGAGCTGCGCGCCGTGGCGACCGACGCAAAAGGTGCCGTTTCCATCGCGCGGGTGCCGCTGGTGAAGGAGGAAACCCTGCCCGCCCTGCAATTGGAACTCGCCGGTAAGCCCGACAAACTGGGATTCGGCGAGGAGCTGGCCTTTTCGGTGAAGGGGGCAGGGGATCCGGGGAAGCTGGTGGTCCGCGCCCGCTACATCCCGCCGACCGGTCACGATGCCGGTGGCCCGCAGTTTTCCTCGGAGATCGAAAAGCTCGTCGTCTCAAGGCAGTGCCTCGCCTGCCACCAGATGGACAAGACTTCGGTCGGCCCCGCCTACCTCGACGTCGCCATGAAGTATCGCAGCGATGCCGAAGCGGCGGCCCGCCTCCAAGCCAAGCTCAAGACCGGCGGCGGCGGCACGTGGGGCGAAGTCCCGATGCCCCCGCAGACTGCCGTTTCCGATGCCGAGGGAGAGACCATCGTCCGCGCCATCCTCGGCCTCGCCGAGGGCATGGCCGAAACCCGCGGCTCCGCCGAGGGCAAGCTGCCCCTCTGCCCCCCTCCCGCGACCGCAGCACCCGGCGGGGCCTGGGAAATCATCGCCGAAGCCCCCGGCCACACCGCGGCGAGGACGCGGATCGCGGCGAAGTGAAAATCCCAGAATGGGCTCATTCTTCGGTTTGGCCAAGTCCCTCGGTTTCAAGTCGAGCATCTTGGTCTGCAACGAAAGCGCAGGATTCCTCGAGGGTGACGAGTCTCGTGGTCTGAGGTGCCTGTTGGAGAGACATTACTGGAAGGCGGGGATTTGGGCCAAGGCCGGCCCTGATAAGTTCCAGCAGCATCTCGTCCACGCATTTGCCCTCGGCTGCTGCGCGGGAATTCACCTCCCTCATCAGGTCGTCAGGCAAGTCCAACACCTTTTTCACAAGGGAACTTTTCCAGAATGCCGGGTCGCTGTCAAAGCGCTGGCTGTGGGCTTGCACGCCGCCCGTTCGCGGGCATGCTCCCGCGCGTCGTGAATCCCATCCCGGTCGAACCGTCGTTCGAGTCCTTCTGCAAGCTGGCTGAGCAGGGCAATGTTGTCCCGCTCTACACCCAGCTTGCCGCGGACTTTGAGACGCCGCTGTCGGCGTACCTCAAGGTGCGCGACGCGCGTCATTCCTTCCTGCTCGAGAGCGCCGAAAGCACCGACAAGAGCGGACGATGGTCGATTATCGGGACCAACCCGCGCCGGGTCATCGAGGCTCGCGACAAGAACCTCGTTATCCGCGAAGGCTCGTCGATGGAAAAGATCACGGTCGAGGATGATGTGCTCGCCGCCTTGGAACGCCACATGGCTCCCTACAAGCCGGTGTTGCATGGCAATCTGCCGCCGTTTTGCGGCGGGCTGGTCGGGTTCCTCGCCTACGATGCGATCCGCCAGTTCGAGCCGACGGTGCCTGCCGCGCCGAAGGACGAGCTCGGTATTCCCGATGCCGTTTTCATGCTGGCCGACACGCTGATCGTCTTCGACCAGCGCCTACGCCGCCTGCAGATCATTGCGAATGCCTTCACCGGCGATCACGCCAGTCTGCAGGAGGCTTATGACGCCGCCCGGGGCAAGATTTCGGCGCTCGTCGAGATGCTGAATCGCCCGCTGCACGTGCCTGCCCTGAATGGCCTGGTGCCGGTCGAGGCCGCGCAGGCAGAGAGCAATACGTCGCAAGCCGAGTACGAAGACATGGTTCTTCGCGGGA
It includes:
- a CDS encoding GNAT family N-acetyltransferase — its product is MALELVPATAESIPRLSVICHEAFSALHDRCGIERDIPSPEVGEMIIGQTVQRPDYTGVMAVLDGEIVGSNFITFADEVGGVGPITVDPKVQSKGIGRVLMQWAIDEARRRETRQVRLFQEAINTASLSLYTALGFDWRDTGVLMQATPAAEEDPEVRPITAEDLPAIAELSRQSYGFSRAGDAAQLITWEVPGFLKLRGGKPVAYLFSTLFGHAGAETEEDLLALAAQAARHLPPPLAKFICPMSRPGLFRKALATGHRTGKVLSYMSLGDFTPPPGAHFPSIQC
- a CDS encoding RNA polymerase sigma factor; its protein translation is MPPASDEFPPSPRFATTRWTLLGNAGEASRRDGAWEHFSRSYWYPVYAFIRRRGHGPDDASDLTQAFFAKLIEQDWLSKVEQRDTRFSTLLVTILKNFLIKSHHRETAQKRGGGERPVSLDMAHAEHWFGQEPVTQEAPEAFFEKRWAHAVMEAALARLRDEFEATGKGKVFEMISPFLSRQAVPGDYDAVGEQLGIHGRSVAVAVYRMRTDFCAMVRHEVAAGLRDDSLLEEEMMALAELLGT
- a CDS encoding PQQ-dependent sugar dehydrogenase, with protein sequence MRLAATLALLASVAGAEIESTFFAEGLRDPMEIAVAPDGDLFVVEREGRVLRVRPATGGVFVIGELPVTALRETDKDTPWAREDGLLGIALDPGFASNRRLYLYYSHPKELLNRLSRFELKGGILDLASEKVLLDIPTDRRNKVCHHGGSLAFGPDGLLYLSTGDNTNPFESDGFAPIDDRDGRDHTNAMRSAGNTNDLRGKVLRIKPTEAGYEIPAGNLFPPGTAKTRPEIYVMGCRNPFRISIDPKTRVLYWGEVGPDAGNPGPKGAQGYDEVNQAKQAGNFGWPFVIADNKPYAIVDFATKQTGAMTDPAAPKNPGKHNTGLADLPPAQKAFIWYPYAKSEEFPVVGTGGRNAMAGPVFYYDASRKFNLLGKEDDHALLTYEWIRGKIWKAKLGADEKLEKLEPLLDRLKHPMDLEMAADGTMWLLEYGSEWYFNKDGRIRRLRPADGNKAPTVTVKADGPVYTATVSDPEGDAVTIDWWLTEGVGEVRLGGGPSISPSRPGIELRAVATDAKGAVSIARVPLVKEETLPALQLELAGKPDKLGFGEELAFSVKGAGDPGKLVVRARYIPPTGHDAGGPQFSSEIEKLVVSRQCLACHQMDKTSVGPAYLDVAMKYRSDAEAAARLQAKLKTGGGGTWGEVPMPPQTAVSDAEGETIVRAILGLAEGMAETRGSAEGKLPLCPPPATAAPGGAWEIIAEAPGHTAARTRIAAK
- a CDS encoding endonuclease/exonuclease/phosphatase family protein codes for the protein MPHRWKPLLKAIAGGSPGLLLGIAALGTAGSPLGIWSSHVERMSHFRWWWIGMLVLLAAWFFRKRRRALAATAVALIAWAAVPLAPYWISRPAATDEKGLTFLAWNVLWENPTKELAMPWLSHQDADVLLLTECTDDWRERLAPLKEKYPHQISSGRDGAEGMWLLSRHPLDAPDPDGLAAAKPWISTVMHAPGGPVRVIGMHPRTPRSGPRFDQRNEQYDRAAGIASNAGMPVVLLGDLNCTPYSPWFQRLLKRGKLRDSALGFGLHSTWRSNGIGLPIDHILVSDHWQVQSRTVSPDRMGSDHHPVVAVLSRKAP
- a CDS encoding WD40 repeat domain-containing serine/threonine protein kinase; its protein translation is MNSGNGSVCEVCGEPMAGGGPCSRCLFKVSFADPGEPPPEEPAPWGRLANLELHEEIGRGGMGVVYRARQTGLDRTVAVKVLLRARFAGAEERERFHREARAAARLKHPGIVGIFDIGEDDGVPWFSMEHLPGKNLEQLVRDHPLAARDAAQCVRHVAEAVQHAHDHQVLHRDLKPSNILLDHEAKPQITDFGIARLDSHHDSNLTRTGQMLGSPGYAAPEQAFGGEADARTDVYGLGASLYHLLTSRPPFVGPTLDAVLIQLREDDPLSLRKLNPAVPRDLETVCLKCLRKDPAQRYATAKEVADDLGRFLSGEPIHAKPVGPLGRGWHWARRRPWTAGLAVACALLLATLITSFLAADRREDREGRRVILIAASHEARAERVGDSRRRAMAAVQEAWKIKSSPGLRNEAIAALSLPGVEFLPALGGELPAPPAGELSVPDDSGRRRAVVRSRPGGRADVIEILSVPEGKVLQRLEHDHRITCLDWSGELLIAGGSSIRLVYVWDTFTGRRLHRFGGHNADLEAVAFRPGGQEFVSVARDGMLRVWHGGLGAELLRLTSLPEHAGPVAWSEDGSVLRVGRSDGSAIDGFRFEWPRFVTVVGPGALEPRSENLASLHLGTSGKVAVTVDEDVCRLWSLAEGREVARFPKLDTEWMSAALAPDALWLSGWNAGLRRIPLSADFLPAATNPQSSRVGPGPLLVAASRDGKFLALTHNDERPENDRLLLVATADHAVRKLPQQDPYCAAFSPAGDLLVTGSFRVPGATLHSLQGGTPRPLDHPGLVLGARFTDDGHTLWLWGDHAVTRWDTGSWNSEAMHTGEAPLGFTISPDGTIASSTTRRAVVLHDARDLSKIARFEIPSPVGEVGMPTLAFSPDSSHLAIHVADGAVVSWDIPALREELGKYGMNWKTPAHPAEPARSRVDKSTR
- a CDS encoding TonB-dependent receptor → MREEELDTHHKALKINLDPRWYGTLAEIGAGQEVVRWFFRVGAAAGTVAKSISAYDMMVSDAIYGSGDRYVSRTRLQAMLDREFSLNVERLADKRGDSTAFFAFADTVVARSFKGGNECHGWMGVKFQSRPRDEPSQILIHIRMLDTEASLQQEALGVVGVNLLYGAFFLHHEPEQLVESLLDKLTTGRIEIDVIEFRGIEFRSVDNRLISLKLVQLGLSGAAMFGPDGQVLQPSEALYKKAVLVERGSFRPPTHVNLDMLQSALEKFTADPDVAGKQVLPIFELTMRNLLAGGSDVDRRDFLARADLLAACGMTVMISDYFEYYRLAAYISWRTKERIGIVMGTPSLTELFEEKYYTQLPGGILESFGRLFKYNLKLYIYPLQNAQTGALTNVDNLEVAPELKKLYGYLADRGSFVALDNFKPEFLHIFSRDVLKKIAAGDEAWVDMVPTQVAQMVKERRFFGCRPGL